In Aedes albopictus strain Foshan chromosome 3, AalbF5, whole genome shotgun sequence, the following are encoded in one genomic region:
- the LOC134290453 gene encoding uncharacterized protein LOC134290453 — translation MTHKHPILFCLTIMMFFNPIYSAYLEILELNENPGIVAFKTNSVFIKEGSHTLFHRFNLFSFTVVLKQYESIILNIEENPKIAELVKILKQKQSQAYFILENLTARSRKTKRSLNFLGSTLKMITGNLDNEDLLKIENQLEILKNSNNLLVTENNEQIQINKLFEERINNITKQAYRQSREIDSIIKQTRLSLDRPVEWEHLLHLHNIIFNIDMINQQLSTIFEAIQLSKLGLISKAFLQPSELEFATNLLESQGVVINSYDQVYEFLEPIAFHNNSDIILLIKIPKFRQGEFVQLQIEAIPRQFKIIPINATKAIVGNNESYLISHPCMNIERSIICDVQILFNTSNDGCLHELLRGNTGNCTFIRSPMKPDTKEIENLGLLVKNSVDPTSMQNSCGYGPRNLTGTFLISFRDCSITLNGKTFTSKTFRGESRPVILPLHSVSVDESQTEPESIDYMEQLHIRNRHKLEHLETANKRTKVLNIVGIVLMLRSSNFRFSYERSS, via the coding sequence ATGACACACAAACACCCGATACTTTTTTGTCTTACAATTATGATGTTTTTCAATCCTATTTACTCTGCTTACTTGGAAATCCTTGAACTTAATGAAAATCCCGGTATAGTTGCGTTCAAGACTAATTCAGTCTTTATAAAAGAAGGATCTCACACACTATTCcatagatttaatttattttccttTACCGTCGTTCTCAAGCAGTATGAATCCATTATTTTGAACATTGAAGAAAACCCAAAGATAGCAGAACTAGttaaaattcttaaacaaaagCAGAGTCAGGCTTATTTTATCCTTGAAAATTTAACCGCTAGAAGTAGAAAAACAAAACGATCTCTTAATTTTCTTGGGTCCACCTTAAAAATGATTACAGGGAATCTCGATAATGAAGATTTGTTAAAAATAGAAAACcaacttgaaattcttaaaaattcaaatAACCTTTTAGTAACAGAGAATAATGAACAAATTCAAATTAATAAATTGTTTGAGGAAAGGATTAACAATATTACTAAACAAGCTTATAGACAGTCTAGGGAAATAGATAGCATCATTAAACAGACAAGACTGAGCTTAGACAGACCTGTCGAATGGGAACATCTCCTGCACCTACACAACATCATCTTCAACATCGACATGATCAACCAGCAGCTGTCTACAATTTTCGAGGCCATTCAGTTGTCCAAGTTGGGTTTAATTTCAAAGGCTTTCTTACAACCATCAGAGCTAGAATTTGCAACGAATCTGTTGGAGTCACAAGGCGTGGTGATTAACAGCTATGACCAAGTTTATGAGTTTTTGGAACCCATAGCATTCCACAATAACTCAGACATAATCCTACTCATAAAAATTCCTAAATTCAGGCAAGGAGAATTTGTGCAACTCCAAATAGAAGCCATTCCACGACAGtttaaaatcataccgataaatgcaacaaaagcCATTGTTGGTAACAATGAGTCTTACCTAATTTCCCATCCATGCATGAACATCGAGCGTAGCATCATCTGCGACGTCCAGATCTTGTTTAACACTTCAAATGACGGATGCTTACATGAGTTACTAAGAGGAAATACGGGTAACTGTACCTTCATTAGATCTCCAATGAAACCTGACACAAAGGAAATCGAGAATCTCGGACTGTTAGTTAAAAACTCTGTTGATCCGACTTCGATGCAAAACAGTTGTGGATATGGTCCGAGGAATTTAACAGGAACGTTTCTCATATCATTTAGAGATTGTTCCATCACCCTCAACGGAAAAACCTTTACCAGCAAaacattcagaggagaatccagaCCTGTCATCTTACCCCTACATTCAGTTAGCGTAGATGAGTCACAGACAGAACCAGAATCCATTGACTATATGGAACAACTGCACATTAGGAATCGTCATAAGCTGGAGCACTTAGAAACAGCAAACAAAAGGACTAAAGTGCTCAACATAGTAGGAATAGTTCTCATGCTTCGTAGCAGTAATTTTCGCTTTTCTTACGAGAGAAGTTCGTAA